CATTATACACTAATAAACGATATTTTacagtcatattgttgatattttattgtaattgttatggtaaaaaaaaaacaaaaattcctgataactcttaaatacattgataaacatggctgaaaatttaatcgttttttgtgtcTCTATATACAAATacgcataccaaaaattatttaaataaaatcattttcatgggGTGTCCTCTTTTTTATGTTATAcaatatatttacaaattataaatgaatcaatataatttagaaatCTAAGTAGCAACAAAAGCTTATGTTGGTTGtatattaaacaatttctaacactgtaaatgcatttttgttttctaattaatttcagcAGAACTTCAGttctatttataaaaatactctTAGATTTTGTCGATGTGTGAATTATTTTATGTGGACTAGTCAATTTGATCTCTCACTTGTGAGACAAAAAGGTGAATGTTATATCAATGTAAAGTACAatacaacaataaaatataaaaataatgattacATGGTAAAATAAGAATATCAATTCGGAcgcatttttattgttttagaaaGATAACTTTAATATAAGTTATAAAAAAGTACAGAAAATGAGGATGTctataaaaacgattttcttggatatgcaaaataaatcaatagaaATAGTTAAATCAATTACTTTTATTAAGACTATATTTAAACTAAGATGACTCTCCGATAGACttcttaaaatcaataaaatgtaACATATATAAagttcatggaaaaaaattcgacGCCCTAAATGTCCCggtaaacacaaaatttgcaCAGTTTAACATCTTATAAATCACTCAGAAAAAagaataatattaaaacaccAAGCAGTTATGCCCAAAAAGGGTGTTTCCTACAACCTCaatagaaatttaaactttcctTTCAAgggaacaaaaatattttccttcattGCAAGTATGTCCTATACGTTTGCGGGGaagtattcattttttatattttgttcgTGAATAACTTTTCACCCCCAAATGGGAGTTATTAGAGCGGTGAAAATGCATATtattcagttaaaactaactcaaaataatatttaaccgTTGCTAAGGGCTCGGACAAAAACCGTTATTAACCTTTTGGTGACAAATATGTCATCGTTTTGAAACTctaggaaaaaattgttacaaaaacgaaatttaacagaaacaaaatatataaaaagtcAATAAGTAAAGTAGatgaaacaatttataaattcgtcgccttatttaaataaaatacatgcACTttagttttacatttttttaataatactttCCTGGTAACGATGCAAGCATCGTTCAATTCTGTGACCACATATACGCATTTATAATTATATCTTTAAAcctttatttcgtttttctaagaatttttttctgagtgTTAAAGACACTGATAAATTTGTCACCGCATCGTTAACATAAGTTTTCGCCACGGTTCTTAGTAAAAGATGAAAGTTGCGCAAAGatagttttaattgaaaatggtcTACCGCACCAACAACCTCTACTTATGTgtgagaataaaataaaagaaaacatattttcttctCTACCCATCATAAATACACATACATAATACCTGCGCTTTTCATAAAACAGAACATTGgtagtagaaaaaaattagacacACACCTCTGGAGGAAAGTGCTCTTTTCTTCGTCGAATGTTGAGGCCCTTCATTTCGCATCAGGCATGATATTATTCGCGGATGCAAAAGTGGTACTTTCCTCCCATGTTGAGCAAATAACTATTGCCCATAATAAATTAGACCAATTTATAGAACTGATAACGTGTTGGATTTAACTCTACAATTTCTAACTAATGGTCAAACAtcacaaaattattataaataagaCATTATTTTACAAAAGTTTGGATTCACTTTCTGGAATCaactattcaaaaattcataaaacgcTAGTTTCCTGTAAACAAATCGCATTTGGGTACAGGTTGATTTAATATCAGCATTTAACAACTCATCCCTATAAAGTCAATTTTAAATCGCACAAATTAATTGCCTAAGACACCAAAAAACGGTCCTTGTCTTCTCGTACATCGGCAGCTCTAGATTAGACTGGTAATTCGCTAGGAAATCGTCACTAATAGTGGCGTAAATGACCTAAGATTAAACGCAATGCAATATAAGCGTAGAGTaacaatttcttgaaaaaaattaaatcttacCGACACTATGTGACGCAAGATGATGCGGCCCCACAGACAAATTCGGAGGTATTATGACTCCTCCATGAGGACTTTGCATATGAGGGGGGTGTGAATGAAGGTGccctttaattatttaaattttaatcaatcaaaaaagaaattaaataaaagtgcgaaaaaaatccaatataaTATTACCTGAATTATGAGGGGATGGAGGTGGTAAAGATAAGTTTGGCGGTAGACCGGCAGCTGCAAGAGGGCTTTGAACATGGTGGGATTGGTGAGAGGGTACTGAacctttcaaaaaatatatataaggACTTCAATGAAGAATTTATTGCAGTGACTAATAGCACAGAATACACTATCTTACCTGCAGAATGTTGAACTTGATGAGGAGATGGGGGTGGTACGCTCATCGGAGGCAAACCCGGTGTTCCAAGCGGACTCTGCAGATGGTGATGAATGGTTTGAAGGTGGCCTACAATCGAAAATCTTTAATTACTTAAACCCTTGTATCCAGGCTATAAATAccagtgcaataaaaatacaatcgtaaataaaaaaaatgataattacaACCTAAAgcctaaaaatttaaagaacatATATTGGGGTAAAGGTTTTTTGTTTGCTCTATATAGAGGCAACATTACATTACTTACCACTTACCGCAGAgcaataatacaaaatttaaaaaccattgGAAACGaccaataacaaaattacagtTATGCTAAAACTAAAACAACTCACTTTGAGATAAAGCTGGAGATGCCATCATAATACCAACGGGTCCTCGATGCAAGTTGGACTGATACTGAGCCGGTGCTTGCTGTTGTTGCTAAATAAGAAATAGataaaactcatattaatatAACAACACATCTAGAGCAAGGTTTAGGCTTTACTTACTTGTTGCTGGGCAGAGTGAATAATGGAAGCCAAATATCCGGCTGGTACATTATTCACTGGTGCAATTTTAATTCGTGGTGGGAAAACGTGCGGAGGTGGTGAGCCTGGTGGCGGGGATGGGGGCGGTAGATTGTCCTCTGAGTCACTATCGTCCATCGGCGAGGACAATCTCTTAATCACTTTAACCTAAAACCAACCaccaattaaacaaaattcaactataattattaaacagaaactgtaattaattttaaaaaaatctacagaCCTTTACCttcttcttcattttcttctttttactCTTATTTCCCAACAACACCTTCGTAAACCTCTTCTCCTTCGGCAATTTCCTCTGCGGAGGAGGAGGTGACGTCAAGTCCTCTCCCGCAGAAGGTGACGTTCCTTCCCCGGGTCTAATACCGTCAGCGAACTGCACATATTTCGGTCGCCTTTCTACAACCTCCTCCAAATCTCTgtacgataaaaaaatttcagatttttaaaattttttacatcgaTGACTACTAACCTGTCTTGCCTATTAACCAAAATACCTTTACCCGCTTCTTTATGGGCCACCACAAGCGACAACGGAGGCCATTGAACAGGTTGTTCGCCTAAGGCGCTAAATTCTACAGAGTCATCCTCTTCATCTTCCTCCAACTCTAAGGCCCTCTAAGAtacattatttgttatttgtaattcaagaaaagaaaatgccTCCCGACCTTGATCATACTTTCAGTCTTGGCCTTAATTTTCGCTTGTCTTatcttttccttttctttccGCCTCCTTTCCTTTGCTTCCCGACGAATTTCCCGTTCTAAGCGACGCATCTCACGCTCCGCACGTCGCTCTGCTATTTTCTGGAGCATGGCGTATTCTGCCGATGCTTTTTCTGGCGACGTGAGAGGCGATTCCAAGGAGTCAGGATCGGTCTTTTCGGTTTTAATCTAACAAGAAGGAATGGAGaacgcaataaaaataatatttatttgaaatatgggaaaactaaaactcaaagaaataataacgatggaaaataattttatgtaataGTATTTTGTTTACCTCAGTACCAGAAGATGGATGTGATGTAGTCAACTCGGGAGGAACAATGTCAGTTGGGACGATCTGAAGCATGTTGCCAACTTGCAAGATTTTTGGTCGCATATCCATAATGCGGGGAGGTTGAACTGGTAATTGCTGCTGAAAAACGTCTGATTGtttagagaaattttatacatatatagagACATATGTTGCAAACTTTTTTGCTATTCAGACTTAGACCTAGGTATTCCACAGCAGATTCAGCTGAACCAAAACCAAAAACCAGAATAAGTCGAAGCTTGGTATATAGAGTTTGAGAGATATATGCcacaaatgaaattaattccaCAGTAATGCTAATATTATTGAATTGAGCAAGCACTAATTTCGATTCAGCTTAACCGACTTTTTTATAAGTGGGCCCTAATGTAGATATAAATTGTATATGCTATAAAATCCTTGCAAATTAAGTATTAGCTTCAAAGTTGTTTAGCTACAATTCAATTTGCACTACACTGGAGGTAATATCTTGAAAAGCTATCAGATTCTACCAATACTGCTTCCTACGCTGCTCGCAATTCTTTGCTTTATAAGAGCCATAGCAAcatttcttttagtttttactTTCCATGTTAACAAATATTCGACTTTCTAAATAATTACTCACCAAACCCACTCAAATTCATAAAGAAAAACGTACCTGTATTTCATACGGTATACTGCTCGACGCTCCCGGAACAGATATAGGAATGCCGGCAAGATCATCAGTGGGCACAATTTGCAACATATTTCCTACTTGTCGATAAGTGCTCTGTGGAGCCCCCATTTTAAACTCTCGAGGTACTGAAATTTGCGATTGTATCGCACTGTATTGCTGCCCGTAGTCATAATCTGATGGAATGTTAGTGTCGAATTCTTTGGTCGAATCCGAATGTGCCATTTCCAGTTCCTCTCTGATCCGAACATCCAATGGTATTCGTCTGGGCGATGGCAAACCTTCCCCTGCTTCCTGTTCTATGACATTAGCcttgaagaaatttatttgaggCAATTGATCGTCACTTATAGTGGAGTCTGCAACGCTCAACTTTAGAGGACTACTTCTGCGAAGAGCTGGTGATTTCCTTCCCTTTTGTTGATCTTTCAatctttttcctttaggaGAAATACTTCTTCGTCTCCTAGGCGAAGTATGACGGTTTCTAGGTGGAGATGATAACCTACGTCTTGGAGAAGGGCTGTGCCGTCTTTTTCTTGGCGACAAGCTACGCCTTCCTGGCGACTTTCTTCTCTTAAAAGGACTTCGACGCATAGGAGATCTCTTCCTAGGTGACAACCCTCTTCTCCTAGGCGAGCGCTTTCTTGACATTTCACTGTTATGAGGAgaagtttcttttttcctACGTTTTGGAGAAGGCTCCCTATGATTACCACCACCTTTACCTAAACTAGAGCTCTTTGAAAGTTCCTTGTTTTTCAAACCGATAGGCTTTACTGACATCTCATCAAccttaatttctttcttcaaaTCCTCTAGTTTTCTTCGTCTTGTTTCTTCAACCACCGCCTCATCCTCCGCATCTGAATCATCCAGCTTTACACGGGAGTCCAGCACTTTCTTCGAAGGAAGGGTTAAAGACGTAAATGTCGGCCTCACATTTTCTTCAGATGCCCACACATCAACGGTTCTAAATAGACCTGCAGTAGGACTGATGCTAATCAGAGGTTCGGAGCTCAGTTTAAAGTCTTTGGTGACGTCCACGGATGATGAGTGACTCATAGGCAGAGGAATGTTGTTCATGCTCACAGTAGTATCATTTGATATTTCTACACTAGGCGTGGATACATTTTTAGTGGACATGGTTGGAGCTGATATACTTGGCATACTAGTCGCCAGGCTTAATGTAATGTTTTGGGTGACGTTGGCAGATAGACTTAGATTAATCATAGGTTTGTTCAAATCCAAGACAGCCTCTATTTTAGGGGATGGAGAGGGCACAGGTTTGATCGGATGATCTGATGTTTTAATTGGGGGTAGAGGGATTTGGATTGTAGGGATATCCACTGAAGATGGAACTGTCGAgcccttcaaaatttttgacattatgCTCTTTTCTGCCTTAAATTCATCCACAAACATAAGAGAGCAATCTGAGCTGCTGTCAATTTCTATTGGCTTAGACGGACTTCGAATCTCCACAGATTTAATAAACTCTTCGTATTGGTTCTCCAAGGCGTTTCCGCTATTATTTGACTCTAAATCAATGACTTCATCaagtttttccaatttaattttagggaACTCCGCAACATCCCatctttttcctttatttggTATAGGAGTCACATCAACTTCAATGTCAAAAAACTCTGGATCGACATTTATCGAAACCTTTTCAAGTCGACTTTGTGGCCTTACAGGCGTGCGGTCTTTTTTTAACCTATTCTTTCCTTCGGTAATCGAAGCAGTCGTTCGTTTGTGCAATTCTTCAATTGATAATATgtctttttcaacttttactTCGATTGGAATAAACGGTTCTGCAGAAGAAGGCAACTGAATATCCAATGAACTATCGGTATTCCCAATCTCCTCATCACTCTCCCAAGAACTAATTTCCACGTCCTTTTCTTGTTTTATCTGCGAAAGAGGAATTAGCTCTGGAGTTGTCTCTTTTCCAAGGTTTTGCTTGAGAGAACTTTGGGAAGTTTCTGATTTTTGTTGCTTCCTTTTAGGTGATATTTCTTCCCACATATCTAAATAATCCAAGTTCTTACAGCCTCTTTCAGACCCTTTTGTATTAAGAGGAGCAGGATTATCTTCTAGAACCAAAAGTCCCTCGTATCTGTCTCCTAAAGGAGATCGAAAAATATCGGATTTTGGAGATAATCTTTCTGTTTTAATCTCCTCTTTCAGTTTAAGCGGTGACTTAGCATGGTCGAAAACTCTCATATCGGCTTCTC
This portion of the Euwallacea fornicatus isolate EFF26 chromosome 13, ASM4011564v1, whole genome shotgun sequence genome encodes:
- the LOC136342805 gene encoding microtubule-associated protein futsch-like isoform X1, which encodes MDLWRTDLDSGDSASVLASLNEFVESPTRLDYSEDESSDNPTTDQIQPFKIGLIPKNSELAKKRLQAYCAKRCESFKAIRNESDKVSSMKRNDKPKKMPSSATYPNESAKAVIRNIELLKRAGYGFAPQGPSPALPAGIIIPEDSVILANDSTSNLLKSVSERENMFKRREIKCRNIRKNDTAHRSVSPRSSTKYRSEDRESTRNGGSSKKEKEYPKNWAEYKEMGLNFQKDQALKRLHRKSRERRFEFKKYFNFETPPPPIESYKIESQTGEFSWVPFSYLRCTATEPSILYSTNQRQSTKGFLTREQVFNLIPRERRLIIEKLSKCSKRQPEEKSTYFGKWYPKSWKKSETSEATLLENSVGLSFLQSYSDEEPEAVPEDLEIKEKLNDNSTDDFDFQLIREDEKSLLEDEIISEELTPAGTPKVTDIDKDDLSLVQNDKKLEWDGQHEEIAEVVKGNVDINVNTEEYKLVKEKLKFLEASIEGSESHREEGFEVSGAESVKDRRSKKKHKKNREKNSLRVKSYNRKLSKKAKRQDKSNEDESLESDDESDRKKKKKRKKRKHSKLKISKEKRKKFKKRKGQETDSEQIFDLVEIRHSMKRTRKDQLFSKKKKKRTISGDSQVKNSDRKSIDTEDNTQENYEDDIKFFADRLDAEKKLKGKSKNKNIKAIIMLDDLTLDKDNAETAEQSDSAKKNRDKIEDVKVDLLKLNEAFLKEQSGEADMRVFDHAKSPLKLKEEIKTERLSPKSDIFRSPLGDRYEGLLVLEDNPAPLNTKGSERGCKNLDYLDMWEEISPKRKQQKSETSQSSLKQNLGKETTPELIPLSQIKQEKDVEISSWESDEEIGNTDSSLDIQLPSSAEPFIPIEVKVEKDILSIEELHKRTTASITEGKNRLKKDRTPVRPQSRLEKVSINVDPEFFDIEVDVTPIPNKGKRWDVAEFPKIKLEKLDEVIDLESNNSGNALENQYEEFIKSVEIRSPSKPIEIDSSSDCSLMFVDEFKAEKSIMSKILKGSTVPSSVDIPTIQIPLPPIKTSDHPIKPVPSPSPKIEAVLDLNKPMINLSLSANVTQNITLSLATSMPSISAPTMSTKNVSTPSVEISNDTTVSMNNIPLPMSHSSSVDVTKDFKLSSEPLISISPTAGLFRTVDVWASEENVRPTFTSLTLPSKKVLDSRVKLDDSDAEDEAVVEETRRRKLEDLKKEIKVDEMSVKPIGLKNKELSKSSSLGKGGGNHREPSPKRRKKETSPHNSEMSRKRSPRRRGLSPRKRSPMRRSPFKRRKSPGRRSLSPRKRRHSPSPRRRLSSPPRNRHTSPRRRRSISPKGKRLKDQQKGRKSPALRRSSPLKLSVADSTISDDQLPQINFFKANVIEQEAGEGLPSPRRIPLDVRIREELEMAHSDSTKEFDTNIPSDYDYGQQYSAIQSQISVPREFKMGAPQSTYRQVGNMLQIVPTDDLAGIPISVPGASSSIPYEIQQQLPVQPPRIMDMRPKILQVGNMLQIVPTDIVPPELTTSHPSSGTEIKTEKTDPDSLESPLTSPEKASAEYAMLQKIAERRAEREMRRLEREIRREAKERRRKEKEKIRQAKIKAKTESMIKRALELEEDEEDDSVEFSALGEQPVQWPPLSLVVAHKEAGKGILVNRQDRDLEEVVERRPKYVQFADGIRPGEGTSPSAGEDLTSPPPPQRKLPKEKRFTKVLLGNKSKKKKMKKKVKVKVIKRLSSPMDDSDSEDNLPPPSPPPGSPPPHVFPPRIKIAPVNNVPAGYLASIIHSAQQQQQQQAPAQYQSNLHRGPVGIMMASPALSQSHLQTIHHHLQSPLGTPGLPPMSVPPPSPHQVQHSAGSVPSHQSHHVQSPLAAAGLPPNLSLPPPSPHNSGHLHSHPPHMQSPHGGVIIPPNLSVGPHHLASHSVGHLRHY
- the LOC136342805 gene encoding microtubule-associated protein futsch-like isoform X2; the protein is MDLWRTDLDSGDSASVLASLNEFVESPTRLDYSEDESSDNPTTDQIQPFKIGLIPKNSELAKKRLQAYCAKRCESFKAIRNESDKVSSMKRNDKPKKMPSSATYPNESAKAVIRNIELLKRAGYGFAPQGPSPALPAGIIIPEDSVILANDSTSNLLKSVSERENMFKRREIKCRNIRKNDTAHRSVSPRSSTKYRSEDRESTRNGGSSKKEKEYPKNWAEYKEMGLNFQKDQALKRLHRKSRERRFEFKKYFNFETPPPPIESYKIESQTGEFSWVPFSYLRCTATEPSILYSTNQRQSTKGFLTREQVFNLIPRERRLIIEKLSKCSKRQPEEKSTYFGKWYPKSWKKSETSEATLLENSVGLSFLQSYSDEEPEAVPEDLEIKEKLNDNSTDDFDFQLIREDEKSLLEDEIISEELTPAGTPKVTDIDKDDLSLVQNDKKLEWDGQHEEIAEVVKGNVDINVNTEEYKLVKEKLKFLEASIEGSESHREEGFEVSGAESVKDRRSKKKHKKNREKNSLRVKSYNRKLSKKAKRQDKSNEDESLESDDESDRKKKKKRKKRKHSKLKISKEKRKKFKKRKGQETDSEQIFDLVEIRHSMKRTRKDQLFSKKKKKRTISGDSQVKNSDRKSIDTEDNTQENYEDDIKFFADRLDAEKKLKGKSKNKNIKAIIMLDDLTLDKDNAETAEQSDSAKKNRDKIEDVKVDLLKLNEAFLKEQSGEADMRVFDHAKSPLKLKEEIKTERLSPKSDIFRSPLGDRYEGLLVLEDNPAPLNTKGSERGCKNLDYLDMWEEISPKRKQQKSETSQSSLKQNLGKETTPELIPLSQIKQEKDVEISSWESDEEIGNTDSSLDIQLPSSAEPFIPIEVKVEKDILSIEELHKRTTASITEGKNRLKKDRTPVRPQSRLEKVSINVDPEFFDIEVDVTPIPNKGKRWDVAEFPKIKLEKLDEVIDLESNNSGNALENQYEEFIKSVEIRSPSKPIEIDSSSDCSLMFVDEFKAEKSIMSKILKGSTVPSSVDIPTIQIPLPPIKTSDHPIKPVPSPSPKIEAVLDLNKPMINLSLSANVTQNITLSLATSMPSISAPTMSTKNVSTPSVEISNDTTVSMNNIPLPMSHSSSVDVTKDFKLSSEPLISISPTAGLFRTVDVWASEENVRPTFTSLTLPSKKVLDSRVKLDDSDAEDEAVVEETRRRKLEDLKKEIKVDEMSVKPIGLKNKELSKSSSLGKGGGNHREPSPKRRKKETSPHNSEMSRKRSPRRRGLSPRKRSPMRRSPFKRRKSPGRRSLSPRKRRHSPSPRRRLSSPPRNRHTSPRRRRSISPKGKRLKDQQKGRKSPALRRSSPLKLSVADSTISDDQLPQINFFKANVIEQEAGEGLPSPRRIPLDVRIREELEMAHSDSTKEFDTNIPSDYDYGQQYSAIQSQISVPREFKMGAPQSTYRQVGNMLQIVPTDDLAGIPISVPGASSSIPYEIQQLPVQPPRIMDMRPKILQVGNMLQIVPTDIVPPELTTSHPSSGTEIKTEKTDPDSLESPLTSPEKASAEYAMLQKIAERRAEREMRRLEREIRREAKERRRKEKEKIRQAKIKAKTESMIKRALELEEDEEDDSVEFSALGEQPVQWPPLSLVVAHKEAGKGILVNRQDRDLEEVVERRPKYVQFADGIRPGEGTSPSAGEDLTSPPPPQRKLPKEKRFTKVLLGNKSKKKKMKKKVKVKVIKRLSSPMDDSDSEDNLPPPSPPPGSPPPHVFPPRIKIAPVNNVPAGYLASIIHSAQQQQQQQAPAQYQSNLHRGPVGIMMASPALSQSHLQTIHHHLQSPLGTPGLPPMSVPPPSPHQVQHSAGSVPSHQSHHVQSPLAAAGLPPNLSLPPPSPHNSGHLHSHPPHMQSPHGGVIIPPNLSVGPHHLASHSVGHLRHY
- the LOC136342805 gene encoding microtubule-associated protein futsch-like isoform X3, with amino-acid sequence MDLWRTDLDSGDSASVLASLNEFVESPTRLDYSEDESSDNPTTDQIQPFKIGLIPKNSELAKKRLQAYCAKRCESFKAIRNESDKVSSMKRNDKPKKMPSSATYPNESAKAVIRNIELLKRAGYGFAPQGPSPALPAGIIIPEDSVILANDSTSNLLKSVSERENMFKRREIKCRNIRKNDTAHRSVSPRSSTKYRSEDRESTRNGGSSKKEKEYPKNWAEYKEMGLNFQKDQALKRLHRKSRERRFEFKKYFNFETPPPPIESYKIESQTGEFSWVPFSYLRCTATEPSILYSTNQRQSTKGFLTREQVFNLIPRERRLIIEKLSKCSKRQPEEKSTYFGKWYPKSWKKSETSEATLLENSVGLSFLQSYSDEEPEAVPEDLEIKEKLNDNSTDDFDFQLIREDEKSLLEDEIISEELTPAGTPKVTDIDKDDLSLVQNDKKLEWDGQHEEIAEVVKGNVDINVNTEEYKLVKEKLKFLEASIEGSESHREEGFEVSGAESVKDRRSKKKHKKNREKNSLRVKSYNRKLSKKAKRQDKSNEDESLESDDESDRKKKKKRKKRKHSKLKISKEKRKKFKKRKGQETDSEQIFDLVEIRHSMKRTRKDQLFSKKKKKRTISGDSQVKNSDRKSIDTEDNTQENYEDDIKFFADRLDAEKKLKGKSKNKNIKAIIMLDDLTLDKDNAETAEQSDSAKKNRDKIEDVKVDLLKLNEAFLKEQSGEADMRVFDHAKSPLKLKEEIKTERLSPKSDIFRSPLGDRYEGLLVLEDNPAPLNTKGSERGCKNLDYLDMWEEISPKRKQQKSETSQSSLKQNLGKETTPELIPLSQIKQEKDVEISSWESDEEIGNTDSSLDIQLPSSAEPFIPIEVKVEKDILSIEELHKRTTASITEGKNRLKKDRTPVRPQSRLEKVSINVDPEFFDIEVDVTPIPNKGKRWDVAEFPKIKLEKLDEVIDLESNNSGNALENQYEEFIKSVEIRSPSKPIEIDSSSDCSLMFVDEFKAEKSIMSKILKGSTVPSSVDIPTIQIPLPPIKTSDHPIKPVPSPSPKIEAVLDLNKPMINLSLSANVTQNITLSLATSMPSISAPTMSTKNVSTPSVEISNDTTVSMNNIPLPMSHSSSVDVTKDFKLSSEPLISISPTAGLFRTVDVWASEENVRPTFTSLTLPSKKVLDSRVKLDDSDAEDEAVVEETRRRKLEDLKKEIKVDEMSVKPIGLKNKELSKSSSLGKGGGNHREPSPKRRKKETSPHNSEMSRKRSPRRRGLSPRKRSPMRRSPFKRRKSPGRRSLSPRKRRHSPSPRRRLSSPPRNRHTSPRRRRSISPKGKRLKDQQKGRKSPALRRSSPLKLSVADSTISDDQLPQINFFKANVIEQEAGEGLPSPRRIPLDVRIREELEMAHSDSTKEFDTNIPSDYDYGQQYSAIQSQISVPREFKMGAPQSTYRQVGNMLQIVPTDDLAGIPISVPGASSSIPYEIQQQLPVQPPRIMDMRPKILQVGNMLQIVPTDIVPPELTTSHPSSGTEIKTEKTDPDSLESPLTSPEKASAEYAMLQKIAERRAEREMRRLEREIRREAKERRRKEKEKIRQAKIKAKTESMIKRALELEEDEEDDSVEFSALGEQPVQWPPLSLVVAHKEAGKGILVNRQDRDLEEVVERRPKYVQFADGIRPGEGTSPSAGEDLTSPPPPQRKLPKEKRFTKVLLGNKSKKKKMKKKVKVIKRLSSPMDDSDSEDNLPPPSPPPGSPPPHVFPPRIKIAPVNNVPAGYLASIIHSAQQQQQQQAPAQYQSNLHRGPVGIMMASPALSQSHLQTIHHHLQSPLGTPGLPPMSVPPPSPHQVQHSAGSVPSHQSHHVQSPLAAAGLPPNLSLPPPSPHNSGHLHSHPPHMQSPHGGVIIPPNLSVGPHHLASHSVGHLRHY